Proteins encoded together in one Lachnospiraceae bacterium JLR.KK008 window:
- a CDS encoding D-alanine--D-alanine ligase — MKIVVLAGGISPERDVSLCSGKMIYQALCRRGHQALLLDVYLGYEGDLTDIFEMSRELTAETGTINDKNPDLDQIRAMRPDGEKNFFGPHVIALCQQADIVFLALHGENGENGKIQAAFDLMGIKYTGADYVSSALAMNKTLAKELFFQNGIPTPQGFALKQGEEEKEAVTFPCVVKVCSGGSSVGVYLCGNEQEYQAAKKEAYTYEREILVEQYIRGREFSVGVIEGKALPVIEIAPLQGFYDYKNKYQPGSTIETCPAEIPAETEEKMGRAAEAVFRALRLKAYARVDFMMNEKGEIFCLEANTLPGMTPTSLLPQEAQAAGMDFESLCEHLIEVSLRKQ, encoded by the coding sequence AAAATGATCTATCAGGCTCTCTGCCGCCGGGGACATCAGGCTCTGCTGCTTGATGTCTATCTTGGGTATGAAGGAGACCTGACAGATATATTTGAAATGAGCAGGGAATTGACGGCAGAAACCGGAACAATTAATGATAAAAATCCGGATCTTGATCAGATCAGGGCGATGCGGCCGGACGGAGAAAAGAATTTTTTCGGGCCGCATGTGATTGCTCTCTGCCAGCAGGCAGATATTGTGTTCCTGGCGCTTCACGGGGAAAATGGAGAGAATGGCAAAATCCAGGCGGCGTTTGATCTCATGGGCATCAAATATACGGGTGCCGATTATGTGAGCAGTGCGCTTGCCATGAATAAGACGTTGGCCAAAGAGCTGTTTTTCCAAAATGGAATTCCGACTCCGCAGGGATTTGCGCTGAAGCAGGGCGAGGAAGAAAAAGAAGCAGTCACATTTCCCTGTGTGGTAAAGGTATGCAGCGGGGGTTCCAGTGTTGGCGTCTATCTGTGCGGGAATGAACAGGAATATCAGGCGGCAAAAAAAGAAGCCTATACATATGAGCGTGAGATCTTAGTGGAACAGTATATCAGGGGCCGGGAGTTTTCGGTGGGCGTCATCGAGGGAAAGGCGCTGCCAGTCATTGAGATCGCGCCGCTACAGGGTTTTTATGATTATAAAAACAAATATCAGCCGGGCAGTACGATCGAGACTTGCCCTGCCGAGATACCGGCAGAGACAGAGGAGAAGATGGGCCGGGCGGCGGAGGCTGTATTCCGGGCGCTGCGGCTGAAGGCGTATGCCCGCGTGGATTTTATGATGAATGAAAAAGGCGAGATCTTCTGCCTGGAGGCAAATACATTGCCCGGTATGACACCGACATCTCTCTTGCCGCAGGAGGCACAGGCGGCGGGGATGGACTTTGAAAGTTTGTGTGAGCATCTGATCGAAGTGTCGCTCAGAAAGCAATAA
- the murF gene encoding UDP-N-acetylmuramoyl-tripeptide--D-alanyl-D-alanine ligase — MENMTLERIAKACGGIYKGKEEDRQREVEGVVLDSRLVEKDYCFIATKGERVDGHSFIADVFEKGAACVICESLPDGIEGNFIQVADSFQALKEVAEYYRSTLHIPVVGITGSVGKTSTKELIASVLAQKYCVLKTEGNYNNEIGVPLTLLRIRREHEIAVLEMGINHFGEMRRLSKMAKPDTCVITNIGECHLEFLKSRQGILQAKSEIFEYASEESTVYVNGDDDMLRTIERVKHKRPVRFGLGHQNDYYAEVTEDHGLSGCDVMICRDGGRFLAEIPLPGEHMIRNALAATAIGEQYGLTEAEIAAGIAAVTPVGGRSNIVTYGSLTLIDDCYNANPVSMRAALDMLSRVSGKTIAVLGDMGELGENEAQYHREIGAYAVEKKITGLICVGRLARYLYQGACKAKERTMNNTFVLYFETLEALLCKLENENLFSYHITALVKASHSMQFSRIIKMLDQKKS, encoded by the coding sequence ATGGAGAATATGACACTGGAGCGTATCGCGAAGGCGTGCGGCGGTATTTATAAGGGAAAGGAAGAAGACAGACAGAGGGAAGTGGAAGGCGTAGTACTTGATTCGCGTCTGGTGGAAAAAGACTATTGTTTTATCGCCACAAAAGGAGAACGGGTGGACGGACACAGTTTTATTGCTGATGTCTTTGAGAAAGGGGCTGCCTGTGTCATCTGTGAATCGCTCCCGGACGGAATCGAGGGAAATTTTATTCAGGTTGCGGATTCCTTTCAGGCGCTGAAAGAGGTGGCGGAGTATTATCGGAGTACATTGCACATCCCCGTAGTCGGGATCACCGGCAGTGTGGGGAAAACGAGTACGAAAGAGCTGATAGCCAGTGTGCTGGCGCAAAAATACTGCGTACTGAAGACGGAAGGCAACTATAACAATGAAATAGGGGTGCCGCTGACACTTCTGCGCATTCGCAGGGAACACGAGATCGCCGTGCTGGAGATGGGCATCAATCATTTCGGAGAAATGCGCCGACTGAGTAAAATGGCAAAACCTGACACTTGTGTCATAACGAATATCGGAGAGTGTCACCTTGAATTTTTGAAATCCCGGCAGGGGATTTTACAGGCAAAATCCGAAATTTTTGAGTATGCCAGTGAAGAGAGCACGGTATATGTCAACGGAGATGATGATATGCTGCGGACGATCGAGCGGGTGAAACATAAAAGGCCGGTGCGGTTCGGTCTGGGGCATCAGAATGATTATTATGCGGAAGTGACGGAGGATCACGGGCTGTCAGGCTGTGATGTGATGATCTGCAGAGACGGCGGCCGCTTTTTGGCAGAGATCCCATTGCCCGGGGAACATATGATACGGAATGCACTGGCTGCAACAGCGATCGGGGAACAGTATGGGCTGACGGAGGCAGAGATTGCCGCCGGGATCGCCGCGGTAACGCCAGTAGGCGGCCGCAGTAATATCGTCACATACGGGAGTCTGACGCTGATTGATGACTGCTACAATGCCAATCCGGTATCCATGCGGGCGGCGCTCGATATGCTCAGCCGTGTGAGCGGCAAGACGATCGCTGTCCTGGGCGACATGGGAGAGCTTGGTGAGAATGAAGCACAGTATCACCGGGAAATCGGAGCCTATGCGGTGGAAAAAAAGATCACCGGTCTGATCTGTGTCGGCAGGCTGGCGCGTTATCTGTATCAGGGAGCCTGTAAAGCAAAAGAGAGGACAATGAATAATACATTCGTCCTCTACTTCGAGACATTGGAAGCGCTGCTTTGCAAACTGGAAAACGAAAATCTGTTTTCCTATCATATCACAGCGCTTGTCAAGGCGTCACACAGTATGCAGTTTTCCAGAATTATAAAGATGCTGGATCAAAAGAAAAGCTGA
- a CDS encoding 1-acylglycerol-3-phosphate O-acyltransferase, producing MFRFLMTAGFVVLFLIFSIPLLIIEWVIGKYNPKLKDRSCQKIVQWAFSTCTSLAGVQVDYIGLEHIPEEGSFLYVSNHRSYFDIVLTYLCFPRPTGYVAKVEMGKIPLLSTWMSNIHCLFLDRKNIKEGMKSIVKGINEIKSGTSICIFPEGTRGTEPDQVLPFHEGSFRIAEKAKCPIIPISITNSAAVWEDHLPFMRKAHVIIEFGEPILLDTLSKEDRKFLGAYVRKLILNMNFKNKAMI from the coding sequence ATGTTTCGTTTTCTTATGACGGCAGGTTTCGTGGTTCTCTTTTTAATCTTCAGTATCCCACTGCTTATCATTGAATGGGTGATTGGAAAATACAATCCGAAATTAAAAGACAGAAGCTGTCAGAAGATCGTCCAATGGGCATTTTCCACGTGCACATCTCTCGCCGGTGTCCAGGTGGATTACATCGGTCTCGAACATATTCCGGAAGAAGGCTCTTTTCTCTATGTCAGCAACCACAGGAGCTACTTCGACATTGTACTTACTTATCTTTGCTTTCCCCGGCCCACCGGCTATGTGGCAAAGGTTGAGATGGGCAAAATTCCTCTGCTCTCCACATGGATGAGCAATATCCACTGCCTCTTTCTTGACCGTAAAAACATCAAGGAAGGTATGAAATCGATCGTAAAAGGGATCAACGAGATCAAGTCCGGCACTTCGATCTGTATTTTTCCCGAGGGAACCCGGGGCACGGAGCCGGATCAGGTTTTGCCGTTCCATGAAGGAAGTTTCCGCATCGCGGAAAAGGCAAAATGTCCGATTATCCCGATCAGTATTACAAACTCCGCTGCTGTCTGGGAAGATCACCTGCCTTTTATGAGAAAAGCGCATGTGATCATTGAGTTCGGAGAACCGATTCTCCTGGACACACTTTCCAAAGAAGATCGGAAATTCCTGGGCGCCTACGTGAGAAAGCTCATTTTAAATATGAATTTCAAGAATAAGGCCATGATCTGA
- a CDS encoding protease complex subunit PrcB family protein — MIQTALVVLMTILLMGCGEEQGRTKKLQDLKFTVVPEQELPEELQTIVEGKKEESFKLTFMDENSMYICVGYGKQPTGGYSISVTELYETENAIYIHTNLLGPSAEEAKEKSPSYPYIVVKLEKLDKTVVFE, encoded by the coding sequence ATGATACAGACGGCACTGGTTGTACTGATGACGATTTTGCTCATGGGATGCGGCGAGGAGCAGGGCAGAACAAAAAAGCTGCAGGATCTGAAGTTTACGGTAGTGCCGGAGCAGGAACTTCCGGAAGAACTGCAAACGATTGTGGAGGGCAAAAAAGAGGAGAGCTTTAAGCTGACCTTTATGGATGAGAACAGCATGTACATCTGTGTCGGCTATGGCAAGCAGCCGACAGGCGGTTACAGTATTTCGGTGACAGAGCTTTATGAGACGGAGAATGCCATTTATATCCACACGAATCTGCTTGGGCCGTCGGCGGAGGAAGCGAAGGAAAAGAGTCCGTCTTATCCCTACATCGTCGTGAAGCTGGAGAAGCTGGATAAAACGGTTGTATTTGAGTAA